TATCCCCTTGACCCGCATCCTGGAACTGATGGACTTTAATATTGCTGAAGATGATGAGCACATTAGAGCCGGTTACACTGACATTATTTACGAGGTTAAAAAAGGATCTGCCGAAGCCATATCAGAAGGTGAAAGCATTAACCTGTCCCATGAAGTGGCCACTTATGACGGACAAGCCTACATCACCACAGTGGCCTTACAAGAACTGCTAGGTTCTGAAGTCCGTTTGAACGATCAAGTCCTCATGGTTAATATGGAACAAAAGGATGCTGATTTGCCAAAAGACGAAGACTTAAGCGAAGCAGATGACGAAGATCAAGAAGAAGTCCCTGCTCTGTCCAGTACCAAAGCTGATGCTATTATACGCACCGCACGACGCTACATTGGAACACCCTATGAATTTGGCGCCCCAAGCGGAAGTACCAGAACCTTTGATTGTTCATCGTTTACCCAATATGTATTCGGGGTCAACGGCATCAGCCTGCCGCGCACTTCCCGCCAGCAAGCTGCCCTGCGCCACACAAACCGGGCCCGCTATATCCCTGTT
The Caldalkalibacillus uzonensis genome window above contains:
- a CDS encoding C40 family peptidase, with the protein product MPNKWLIILLIMIGLCGCQQPFQNDNLQNFQSEGEAYLNQLGKKFPEDSADVLLHINGHPLDEVTVYLEKGQIYIPLTRILELMDFNIAEDDEHIRAGYTDIIYEVKKGSAEAISEGESINLSHEVATYDGQAYITTVALQELLGSEVRLNDQVLMVNMEQKDADLPKDEDLSEADDEDQEEVPALSSTKADAIIRTARRYIGTPYEFGAPSGSTRTFDCSSFTQYVFGVNGISLPRTSRQQAALRHTNRARYIPVSQLRKGDLVFFYWPGRYSSNRIVGHVGIYMGNGRMIHTTPNRGVHIVNAAASSYWRQTYLGAVRVSQ